The Longimicrobiales bacterium genome has a window encoding:
- the yihA gene encoding ribosome biogenesis GTP-binding protein YihA/YsxC: MKLKSVEFAGAIGRPGQAPPGTLPQVAFAGRSNVGKSSLINRLLERHRKNIARVSASPGKTQEINFYRIRAELDDHDDDFFLVDLPGYGFARAPRPVREAWRPLIEGYLKRSEELLGVVQLIDARHEPTPDDLRMIEFLGGIEMPTLIVLTKVDKLKPTERAKRLKAATDLLGIDAEQVVPFSSTTGEGRDALMESIEHLLTGD, encoded by the coding sequence GTGAAACTGAAGTCAGTCGAGTTTGCCGGCGCGATAGGCCGGCCAGGCCAGGCCCCGCCCGGCACGCTTCCCCAGGTCGCGTTCGCCGGGCGTTCCAATGTCGGCAAGTCCAGTCTGATCAACCGGCTGCTGGAGCGGCACCGCAAGAACATCGCGCGCGTGTCGGCGAGTCCCGGCAAGACGCAGGAGATCAACTTCTACCGCATCCGCGCCGAGCTGGATGACCATGATGACGACTTCTTCCTCGTGGATCTGCCCGGTTACGGCTTCGCGCGCGCACCGCGTCCGGTCCGTGAGGCGTGGCGTCCGCTGATCGAGGGATACCTGAAGCGCTCCGAAGAACTGCTCGGCGTGGTTCAGCTGATCGATGCGCGCCACGAGCCGACGCCTGACGATCTCAGGATGATCGAGTTTCTGGGCGGTATCGAGATGCCGACGCTGATCGTGCTGACGAAGGTCGACAAGCTGAAGCCGACCGAGCGTGCGAAGCGACTGAAGGCGGCCACGGACCTGCTCGGCATTGATGCTGAGCAGGTGGTACCGTTCTCATCCACGACGGGCGAAGGCCGCGATGCGCTGATGGAGAGCATCGAGCACCTGCTGACGGGAGACTGA